The DNA sequence CCGCCTGGACAAGGTCGAGCGTCGCCTGCACCTGTTGGACGGTTTGCTGGTGGCTTTCCTCAACCTGGATGAAGTGATTCACATCATCCGCACCGAGGATCAACCCAAGGCGGTATTGATCGAGCGTTTTGCGCTCACCGAAATTCAGGCCGATTACATCCTCGACACCCGTCTGCGTCAGTTGGCGCGGCTCGAAGAGATGAAAATCCGCAACGAACAGGACGAGTTGGCCAAGGAGCAGGCGCGCCTGATCGCCTTGCTCGGCAGCGAAGCCAAGCTGCGCAAGCTGGTACGCGCCGAGTTGATCAAGGACGCCGAAACTTATGGCGACGATCGTCGCTCGCCGATCATCGAGCGTGCCGAAGCCAAGGCGTTGTCCGAAAACGAGCTGATGCCGACCGAGCCGGTTACCGTGGTGCTTTCCGAGAAAGGCTGGGTGCGTTGCGCCAAGGGGCATGACATCGATGCCACGGGTTTGTCCTACAAGGCGGGAGATGGTTTCAAGACCGCTGCTGCAGGGCGTTCCAACCAGTTTGCCGTGTTCATCGACTCGACGGGCCGCAGCTATTCGGTTGCAGCCCATACCCTGCCGTCTGCCCGTGGCCAGGGCGAGCCGTTGACCGGTCGCCTGACGCCACCCCCGGGCGCCAGTTTCGAGTGCGTCTTGCTGCCCGAAGATGATGCGCTCTATGTCATCGCCTCCGACGCGGGCTACGGCTTCGTGGTCAAGGGCGAAGACCTGCAGGCCAAGAACAAGGCGGGCAAAGCATTGCTGAGCCTGCCCAATGGCGCCAAAGTGATCAGCCCGCGCCCGGTAGCCGATCGCGAGCTGAATTGGCTGGCGGCGGTCACGACCGAAGGTCGCCTGTTGATTTTCAAGGTCGCCGACCTGCCACAGCTGGGTAAAGGAAAAGGCAACAAAATCATTGGCATCCCGGGCGACCGCGTGACCAGTCGTGAGGAATACGTCACTGATTTGGCGGTCATTCCAGACGGCGCAACCCTTGTATTGCAGGCCGGCAAGCGTACTCTGTCGTTGAAGGCCGACGACCTCGAACACTACAAAGGCGAACGTGGCCGTCGCGGTAACAAGCTGCCCCGTGGTTTCCAGAGGGTGGATGCACTATTGGTCGAAAACGCTGGATAATTGGTTCTAGAGCGGCCGATCGGTGTTTTTCAGCGCCGATCGGAACTTAAAGACTGGAGTCAAAGCGCATATTCGCGGATGATATGCCCCCTGCGGTGCCAGCGTGGCTGAGTACCCGGACGAATTCATTGAGTATCACTGCGGCTTGCCTTGTGGCTGCCGCCTGGATGGGATGAT is a window from the Pseudomonas sp. LS1212 genome containing:
- the parC gene encoding DNA topoisomerase IV subunit A gives rise to the protein MSDSLDLSLDGVERRSLADFTEQAYLNYSMYVIMDRALPHIGDGLKPVQRRIVYAMSELGLDADSKHKKSARTVGDVLGKFHPHGDSACYEAMVLMAQPFSYRYTLVDGQGNWGAPDDPKSFAAMRYTEARLSRYSEVLLSELGQGTADWVPNFDGTLDEPSVLPARLPNILLNGTTGIAVGMATDVPPHNLREVASACVRLLDEPKATVEQLCEHIQGPDYPTEAEIITPRAELLKIYETGRGSVRMRAVYRIEDGDIVVTALPHQVSGAKVMEQIAAQMQAKKLPMVADLRDESDHENPCRIVIIARSNRVDLDELMQHLFATTELESSYRVNVNIIGLDGRPQLKNLRALLVEWLEFRINTVRRRLQFRLDKVERRLHLLDGLLVAFLNLDEVIHIIRTEDQPKAVLIERFALTEIQADYILDTRLRQLARLEEMKIRNEQDELAKEQARLIALLGSEAKLRKLVRAELIKDAETYGDDRRSPIIERAEAKALSENELMPTEPVTVVLSEKGWVRCAKGHDIDATGLSYKAGDGFKTAAAGRSNQFAVFIDSTGRSYSVAAHTLPSARGQGEPLTGRLTPPPGASFECVLLPEDDALYVIASDAGYGFVVKGEDLQAKNKAGKALLSLPNGAKVISPRPVADRELNWLAAVTTEGRLLIFKVADLPQLGKGKGNKIIGIPGDRVTSREEYVTDLAVIPDGATLVLQAGKRTLSLKADDLEHYKGERGRRGNKLPRGFQRVDALLVENAG